Within Lolium rigidum isolate FL_2022 chromosome 5, APGP_CSIRO_Lrig_0.1, whole genome shotgun sequence, the genomic segment TAAGTTGTAACTCAATCTGCTTGCTATCCATGCCGGAAATCAAGACATGAAACAACCTTGCCTCTCGGCACCAATCATAGTTCCTTCACCACACTGACTGATGATAACCATGAGACCATTCATTAGTTAGCTCAGTAtctcattttatttttttatcaaGACAAGATGGTCACGAACAGCTTAAATAAATTTCCCAGTTCCAACCACAAGTGGAAGTCCGAAATGCTCTCACCTGCACCCCGTACCTCTGGACGTTAAGCCGGGCGACCTGGACGGCGACCTCGCTGACATCGGTGGCGAAGACCCTCCCGTGGGGCCCCAGCATCCTGGCGACGGCCACGGCGATGGCGCCACTACCGGTGCCGAGGTCGGCCCACCACCCGCCTTCGAACCCCTGGACCGCCCGCACCATCTCCAGCACGGCCTCCGTCTCGGGGCGCGGGATGAGCACGCCGTCCCGGACCGCGACCACGAGTCCTCCCCAGTGCTCGTTCCCGACCACGTACTGGAGCGGGCGCCTGTCCCGCACGTGCGCGAGCCACAGGGCCTCGAGCTCGTCGAGCGGCGCGCGGAGGAGGTGGAGGGACGGGTCGGGATTGGAGGCGTCGGCGAGGAACcagcggaggtggcggtggaggtgcggCGCGGAGGGCGGGACgagcgcggcggcgcggaggcggaaGGCCTCGAGGGCGGCGGGCGGGACGGGGTGGGTCGGCGGGCGGAGGAAGAGCGGGGTCGGGTCTGCGGGGGCTGGGGTGGTGGGGGTGCGAGGAGTAGGCGGCGTCagcgcggaggcggcggaggaggcggtggcggaggagaggcggtggcggaggaggcggcggagcctGGGTTTGGGGAAGAGGATGGGGCGGGCGGAGAGCGAGAGCATGGCTTCTAAGCTAGAGAGAGAAGGAGAACAATGGCGGCTgcggggaggaagaagatgggtaCGACGAATCCATGGGCCGGACTGGCGCAGAGCTACGGTCCGCTCACCGGCCGTTATGTTGTGACCCAAAATTAAGTTGCACAACTATCAGTAGATTGGTGGCATTTTTGCGGTGAATCCTATTCACCGCTCTATCGGGCGCGCTGCATACCCCACGTGCAagctgggcctggcccattttacTCCCGACACGCTGCTTGGTTTTCTAGAGATATCGTTGCTGTTGCATGGATAAGAAGGTAGCGATCAAGACCCAGATTCGGGGGAGTATGaggttctctttttttttccaattATAAATTTATTGTTTGGTTTCTCCTTCttttcctttgttttttttttgatcttCAAAATATTTTTCCTTTTACTTTCTTCATTTTAATATTTCGTTATTGTTCAACTTatataaaatttgaaattttttcattTTCGAAATTTGTTCTGAATTTAAACTCGTTTAATATTTGAAATTTTTTCTGATTCTAaattttttcatttttaaaattttttcattttcgaaatttgttcacattcgaaatttgttcatctTTGGAATTAGATCAAACTTCAAATTTTCTCATTTCAAAATCCGTTCACATTCGAAACTTGTTTACATTAAAAATTTGTTTGAATCCAATATTTGTTATGATTCTAAAAAAAATCAATTCAAAAATTTGTTTAGTTTTGAAATTTTCTTCACATTCAAAATTTCTTATTCTATAATTGTTCATTTTCGAAATATGTTCTGATTCTAAAATCGTTCAATTtggaaattgttcaaattcaaaaattgttcattttttcaaatttgttcaCACTTATTACGGGCAGCTATATTCTCTCACTTCAAATTAGATCAAATTCTTACGTTTTCTTTTTTGATGGAATCCTCGCAAGTACGTGAAAGTCAGGCTTTGACGTTCGGTTTCATGTTGAAATGAAACAGTGCAGGATTCTACGTGGACTACAATGAAAAGAATTCAAAAAGAGAAAAACTCGAACAACTTCGAAGAAACAACTACGAACTGCAACGACTGCAGCCATGCACGTATGAAACATGGGCCGAGCCCAGCTTACTCTGGGACAGCTGATTCTCTAAGCGGGAGCGACTGTTATTGTCGCTTAAGGCGATGAGTAGAAGGACCCTTTCCATTTTTtcacataggagcaaatgctttcattatacaaaataatttaaaaataaatttaaaaatgtCACAAAATtctaaataatttttttgttgtacatcaTGTCATTCTATGTTAGTACAtaagttttcgtggagaaacaacattttatgtggtgtgtacaaaaaatacaaaaaaaatgtcctgtacgacaTAGCAtcaaattttttcttttttacagaaGCCACATACTTttttactccctctgattcatattaattgacttcaatatggatgtatctagaactaaaatgtgtctagatacatctatattagagtcaattaatatgaatcggagaagtagtttttttttaaaacctgtgtacaaacataaaatatgtagatgtacatgaatttttttattttagaattttttaacactttgAAATGTAAATTCACACAACAGGagaaaatgctcctatgagccaaagtgaatatcccacaACAGTCAATATATCATGAGAATAAGATGGCCATGTAAAAAAAGCACAAATATACTTGCCCATTATGGTGGGCTTTGACCGACATGACACTACTCGCTCATTTTAGACTGGAATAATATGTTTCGCCACATTATACATCCCACTACTCATTTGACCGAGCTAAATGAGCAACTCGCGAGTTCGATGAACTCGACTCGTTTAGCTAGCTCGTTTAGCTAGAAATCATTTAACGACAAAATTTAAAACTCGGTTCTGCTCGtatacaccgagttcgagtcgaGGCAAGCCGAGTCGCGAGTTACTCATTTAACTCGCGGGTTTCGAGTTTTAGTTCCAGGCCTACTTCCCGGCGAGCGGCCTACTTCCCGGCGAGCTCAGTCCGCTCCTAGCACTGCCCATGTGGAGGTCGACCACCGGCGAGCTCCATCACTCGTCCAATTTTAGCCAGACTCCGGTGACTCTGGCGAATTTTGGCCAACTCAGGCGCCGGTACAAGGGCTGCTAGACTGAAATTTCCTTCGCGCCAACGCGGAAGTGGAGATGAGATTCATTCTTGGAAGGGCTCACGAAAATGGAAAGTTAGGGTTTTCGCGAAGCGAAACTGGATAGACTGGATTTCCTTTCTCCAAATAGCCCAAGATGCGGTATCTGGACCGACCTTTTTCGCCTCCAAAACCGCAAGATGGCAGTTATTGTGCGGATGAGCCTCGATGAGAtgtctgctagagttgctcttagaTAATTCGTGCAGCCCCAAATAGTGTCCAGCCACAAAATTTGGGCCTCAATTTGAAAGCCTCTGGCTAGAATTTCGATTTAGGGGCTGCTAGTCCCCAGCCATATTTTTCTGCAGAACAGGTAAAAACTACTGCCACAAAGAACGATTGTGATAAGAACGCTCaatttttcttgttcttgctacaTTTAAAAGATCCCCGGAGCCTCAAAATAAATCGCCTGGACAAGATTTAGTGGATTTCTTTTTACAAGACAAGACATCTCTCGCAGGTAACTCAATTTTCTGACTCAGGATTATGCGCATCTGACTCTTGTAATAAGCATGCTACGATCTGAATTTTGAAGACGTAAACGCCTATAACCTCTCGATTGTACCACAGCGACCGGGACTTTTTTTAGCTAGCGAGCAGTGTTCTCTCTTAGCCAAAACAATCATGCAACCAAAACGTACCCATGCTCGCGttgttttgctctcgctcggcttctataagtctccgcgtcattcggaaacccaagcgtccacggaacactagggtcgtagcctcttgttcgtcctcccttttcaggattaccgaggacaagcgtcagcaaatctttctctctatcgggagcaaacgtcAGTTTTCCTTGCTGTCACTTTTAAcaaggttccctgtcttcatgtcatactcacagccatgcccaaggaaccaatttcgagccctagtgtcctaTCCTTCTCGCtctggttctggagtgatcccattcaacttcatctcagcctcttgtgcatcccacttaggcatggctacttcgtagccccctcggcccgtatgatggtgatatttcttttcgcttgcattcttcttgtttttctttgacaggttcacagcctcctctgattctttgtactgcacaaattcttcccagttatgctcctgcttcgctagatagttttcgaataatggaggcttcttctcgACCTTATAAGCTGACCATAACCAGTTCTTATACGCTCGGAAAAGtttccccatcttcttaagagtccatttcttcactagcgccctctgcttggcattctcagactccgatcccaaatttggcaaagtgaaatgtgccttgaggtcgtcaaaaagtgtgtctttgtacctatcggcaacctgattttcggacacattcttggtcttgttccattctctaatagtgatcgggagatgatctctaaccagaactccgcactgatttttaaatgtcactctgacactcgcgggtgccaccggt encodes:
- the LOC124653625 gene encoding release factor glutamine methyltransferase-like is translated as MLSLSARPILFPKPRLRRLLRHRLSSATASSAASALTPPTPRTPTTPAPADPTPLFLRPPTHPVPPAALEAFRLRAAALVPPSAPHLHRHLRWFLADASNPDPSLHLLRAPLDELEALWLAHVRDRRPLQYVVGNEHWGGLVVAVRDGVLIPRPETEAVLEMVRAVQGFEGGWWADLGTGSGAIAVAVARMLGPHGRVFATDVSEVAVQVARLNVQRYGVQDKVEIRHGSWFEPLEEVKGKLMGVISNPPYIPTGDLPGLQPEVGWHEPKLALDGGKDGLDHLLHLCDGLSSALKPGGFFVFETNGNKQSEFLVDFISTKWSSSFRNVEAVLDFADIKRFVRGYRR